A single genomic interval of Spinacia oleracea cultivar Varoflay chromosome 6, BTI_SOV_V1, whole genome shotgun sequence harbors:
- the LOC130463236 gene encoding DNA topoisomerase 6 subunit B-like, whose product MIGLIDRERVDQELYDDFETAKAREALIWSKMSTRLPIEISSALKGQNLLSFCRLDIDIHSNIPHIHLHEKRENKDRWHGGEIQVVIEGNWTTYRSKILHYMRQMAVITPYAQFIFKFVSETPDKNMTIGFARRTDVMPPVPMETKYHPSAADLLLIKRLIGETSKQNLLQFLQHEFVNIGKPHAERLIGK is encoded by the exons ATGATTGGTCTCATTGATCGGGAGCGAGTTGATCAGGAATTATATGATGATTTTGAGACTGCTAAGGCTCGTGAG GCTTTGATTTGGTCCAAGATGAGTACCAGACTACCAATAGAGATATCATCAGCATTGAAAGGCCAAAATTTACTATCATTCTGCAGGCTGGATATTGACATTCATAG CAATATTCCCCACATTCACTTACATGAAAAGCGTGAAAACAAGGACCGTTGGCATGGAGGTGAAATTCAAGTTGTCATTGAGGGAAACTGGACTACCTACCGG TCTAAGATATTGCACTACATGCGTCAGATGGCTGTAATCACACCTTATGCTCAATTCATCTTCAAATTTGTCTCAGAAACACCTGA TAAAAATATGACGATAGGATTTGCACGAAGAACTGATGTAATGCCTCCGGTACCCATGGAGACAAAGTACCATCCATCTGCTGCTGATCTATTACTTATTAAGCGGCTTATTGGGGAAACTTCAAAGCAGAATTTGTTACAATTTCTTCAACATGAGTTTGTGAATATAGGAAAACCTCACGCTGAGCGTCTGATTGGTAAGTAA